The DNA region TCGTGGCCGCCATCCAGGCGGCGATCCTCATCGTCCGCGAGCCCGAGCGCTACGGATTTGCCGTGACGCCTGAGGCTCCGCTCCAGTACGAGACCATCCGCGTCTCCGGAGGCACCAAGCTGGTGCGGCTCGCGGAGGAGGCGGGCATCGAGCCTGCGGAGCTTCGCGGGCTCAATTCCGAGCTGCGCATGGGCCAGACGCCGCCCGGCGAGAGCTATGCCCTCAAGGTCCCGGTCGGCGGTGCTGACAAGGTGCGGGTGGTGCTCGAGCGCGACGCGGCCAAGCGGTCCGCGGTGGCAGGGGCCGGGGCGCGCAAGGGTACGCCGGTGACCGCACACGCCGCGTCCGATGGCGTGTACGTGGTGAAGCCCCAGGACACCGTCGGTGGCATCGCCAAGCGCTACGGGGTGTCCGTGGCCGAGATCCGCCGCTGGAACCGGCTCACCGAGGAGTCTCGCATCCGCCCGGGTGACCGCCTCCGCGTCGCGATGGTCACGGCCCGCGAGGACGGCCAGGGCGGCTTCAGGTAACCGAGCGCCCGGCGCCTCCGCCATGCCCACCGTCAGGCTTCGCGACGCCTCCGAGTACCCCGATCCCGCTCAAAAGCTGTTCGAGCTCTCCAAGTCGTGGTTCAACTACGACTTCAGGCAGCCGCCCGCCATGAGCCGGGTCATGGCGTGGGATCCGGAGTTCGGTGGCCCCCACGGCCGCGCCATGAAGCGCGCGCTCACGCCCGGCGAGTTCACCCGCGGCGAGAAGGAGATGGTGGCCGCGGTCGTCAGCGGCGTCAACGCCTGTACCTACTGAGTCCAGGCGCACACTGCAGCCGGGAAGCTGCAGGGCATGGTCGGGGACGCGCTCTGGTACGAGTCCGCGCACGTGGTGGGCATCGCCAATGCGCTCAACGTCGCCGCGGACGGGCTGGCCAGTCTCCCTGCGGTCACCGCGCTGCTGCCGCCGGTGGCTGGCGAGGGCGGCCCGGCGGCGGCGGCGCTCTTTGCGGAGATTCGCGCGTTCTATGCGCGGGCCGAGGTGCCGCCCGTGTTCCGCTTCCTCGCTCGCGATCCCGCCTACGCGGCGGACGTGTGGGGAGCCACGCGCCGGGCCTTCGAGGACAATCGGCTGTCGCGACGGCTCAAGGAGTCACTGGCCTTCGCGATCTCGCTCACGACGCGCTCCGCATGGGGCATCGCATTTCACCTGGAGGAGATGCGCCGGCTGGGCGTGGGCGACGGCGGGGTGATGGAAGTGATCGGGGTGACGCAGATGTTCTCGAGCTACACGAAGATCGCCGACACGCTGCAGCTCGAGCCGGACATGGGGCACATCGCGCCGCCCGACGAGTCGCCGGCGCCGGGTGGCGCGGTCCGGAGCTAGGCGTCAGGCGAGGGGCGGCCCGACGGGAATGCGCGGCAGGATCGTGTTGGGCACGGTCACGTGCTCGATGCAGCGGATGCAGAAGAAATCCATCTCCTGCCCGGCGCGCGTGCCGTGAAACTCCAGCGGGTGCCCGCACCAGCCGTGGTGCAGCTCGCCGTCCGTGTGGAAGTACACGGCGACAATGGGCGGGATCTCACGCGGGTTTCCGTCCTCGGCCCGCGGGCCGCGACGGCCTCCCAGGCGGGTACGGCGGCGAACGGGAGCCCGGCGAACCGGTGCTTCCTGCTCTGGCGTGGTAATCGGGGCGACTGCCATGGCTCGGTCCCTCCCTGGGATCCGCTGACTTGGCTTCGGTCGAGCCGTCCAATGAGCAAGTCACGTTCCAGGGCTGACACCTAGTCGCAACTCATTGATTTAGTGGATTGAGGAACTCTTCCCCTTCTCGACGGGCCGCCGGGAAGCCTCAAAGAATTCGAGTGCTGGTCCTGTGGCTGACGCTTTTTGTAGTCTGGCTGACAGTCTGATGTCGTAGCCCGGGCTATAATGAGCGCGCCTGGTGCCCCACACACGAGGAGCGTGCCCATGAAGCGACTGACCGCCGTGCTGGCCTTGATCGCGATAACCGTCCTGCCCGTTCTCTGGACTGCCGAAGCCTGGGCTCGGGCAGGGGGTGGTGGCTCGAGCGGAAGCCGCGGCTCGCGGAGCTATTCGTCACCGGCGGCGCCTTCCTCGTCGCCCGGCTCCTCCTCGCTGAATCGCCCCGCGCCACCGCCGCCCACGAGCTATCAGCATCCAGCCCCGGTGTCCCGTCCGGGCTGGGGATTCGGCGGAATGCTCGGCGGGCTCTTGCTGGGCGGCCTCATCGGGAGCCTCTTCTTCGGCGGCATGGGCCATGGGGGGATCGGGCTGCTGGAGATCGTGCTGATCGGCGTGCTCGCGTACGTCGCCATTTCCTTCCTGCGCCGACGGCAGTCCGCTCCGGCGGTGCCCGCGGGCTACGCCGATCCCGGCGAGCCGCCCGCCTCGTGGCGCCCTGAGCCGGCGCCGGGCACCGCGGTCCTGAATGCGCCTTCGGCGGTCGACACGGATCTCGCCCGAGGCGTTTCGCACATTCGTCAGATGGATCCGCGCTTCGATCCCGCCCGCTTCACCGAGCCAGCCTCGGACATCTTCTTCCAGGTGCAGGCGGCGTGGATGGCCCGCGACATGGACGGCGTGCGCCCCGTGCTGACCGAGGAGATGGGGGCGAGCATGCAGGCCCAGTGTGATCAGCTCAAGGCGCAGCGCCGGGTGAACCGGCTGGAGAACATCGCGGTCCGCGCGGTCGACGCCACCGAGGCGTGGCAGGAGAGCGGCCGGGACTTCGTGACGGTGCGCTTCCTCGCGAGCCTGCTGGACTTCACGACCGACGAGAGCGGCGCCCAGGTGGTCGAAGGAAGCCGGACGGAGCCGGTCAAGTTCGAGGAGTACTGGACCTTCACGCGGCCGGTGGGGCCAGGCCCCTGGCGCCTGTCGGCGATCCAGCAGGCCGGCTGAGCCGCGACGCGCGCTAGCGCCCTCGGCTCGAGGCCGGGGGCGCGGCGCTCACTGCCAGGGCCGCCCCTCGCAGATGGGGCAGTTCTCGACCTCGCGCTGGCAGAGGCACTGCGGGCAATACCACGCCTCGTTCACCGCGCGTAGCTCGCTCCCGCACGTCTCACAGCGCGCCCGCTCGCGGGGCGGCGTCTGGTGGAAGATGCAGTGGGCGATCATGTGAATCGCGCCCGTGGCGACCTTGGGATGCCTCGCGCGTTCGAGAACGGGCATGGGATGGGCTCTCAGTCCGCGTGCGCCAGGGCGAAGCGCGGGGCCCACTGCCCCGGCGCGCGACGATTCATGTCGAGGCTCGGCATCCCTCGCAGCGGCAGCGAGACATGCTCCTGGCAGTCGGCGCAAAAGAAGTCCACGACGAGACCGTCGCGCGTCCCGTGATACTCGAGTGGCCGCTCGCAGCGCGAATGCCAGACGGTGCCATCCGTTCCCATGAACGCGTCCATCGCGGCTCCTTTCTTCTCCTACTGCTGCAACATATGGGGAGCAAGTTCCGTTCCATGGGTGCGACAACCAATACCCTCCAATGTTCCGGCTATTTGGCAGTCGTGACGGACCTGAGACAGTGACGCTCCTGGTAGGACGGACTCCCTTCCGAGCGACGTTTATTGCTGGCTGTCAGGGCGGCTTGACCGCAGCGCGTCGGGGCGCTAGGCTCTGCGGGCCAGAATGACAATCGCAGCGCGCGGATCGGCTGAGCCGGTCACGCGGGCCGCCCCCGAGGAGCGTCGATGATCACCGGCAGCCGCAACGTCACCATTCCCGATCAGACCATCACGGACTATGTGCTCCGCCACTGCGCCCGCCTGGGCGACAAGCCGGCGCTGATCGATGGTCCCAGCGGTCGCACGCTGAGCTATCGCCAGCTCGCCGACGCGATTCGCCGCGCGGCCGCTGGTCTGGCCGCGCGCGGCTTCAAGAAGGGCGATGTGCTCGCCATCTACAGCCCGAACCTCCCCGAGTACGGGGT from Candidatus Methylomirabilota bacterium includes:
- a CDS encoding carboxymuconolactone decarboxylase family protein — its product is MVGDALWYESAHVVGIANALNVAADGLASLPAVTALLPPVAGEGGPAAAALFAEIRAFYARAEVPPVFRFLARDPAYAADVWGATRRAFEDNRLSRRLKESLAFAISLTTRSAWGIAFHLEEMRRLGVGDGGVMEVIGVTQMFSSYTKIADTLQLEPDMGHIAPPDESPAPGGAVRS
- a CDS encoding Tim44 domain-containing protein; translated protein: MKRLTAVLALIAITVLPVLWTAEAWARAGGGGSSGSRGSRSYSSPAAPSSSPGSSSLNRPAPPPPTSYQHPAPVSRPGWGFGGMLGGLLLGGLIGSLFFGGMGHGGIGLLEIVLIGVLAYVAISFLRRRQSAPAVPAGYADPGEPPASWRPEPAPGTAVLNAPSAVDTDLARGVSHIRQMDPRFDPARFTEPASDIFFQVQAAWMARDMDGVRPVLTEEMGASMQAQCDQLKAQRRVNRLENIAVRAVDATEAWQESGRDFVTVRFLASLLDFTTDESGAQVVEGSRTEPVKFEEYWTFTRPVGPGPWRLSAIQQAG